One region of Halomicrobium sp. LC1Hm genomic DNA includes:
- a CDS encoding flagellar protein G, which translates to MAGVSASHLIIFIASMMVAASVVGVFTDSVGQLSDAISEQGVDVSSDVRSDIEIISDSGSDAIYNADGNENITLHVKNTGTLQLPARADRLDIFVDGAYQTDAEVTLVGGAEVWGAGDVVRVDISEPLDPGDHRVKIVVNGDEEVFEFRT; encoded by the coding sequence ATGGCAGGCGTCTCTGCGTCCCACCTGATCATCTTCATCGCGAGCATGATGGTCGCCGCCAGCGTCGTCGGGGTGTTCACCGACAGCGTCGGCCAGCTCAGCGACGCCATCAGCGAGCAAGGCGTCGACGTGAGCTCCGACGTTCGCAGCGACATCGAGATCATCTCCGACAGCGGTAGCGACGCGATCTACAACGCCGACGGCAACGAGAACATCACGCTCCACGTCAAGAACACCGGAACGTTACAGTTACCGGCCAGGGCCGACCGGCTCGACATCTTCGTCGACGGTGCCTACCAGACGGACGCGGAGGTGACACTGGTGGGCGGAGCCGAGGTCTGGGGCGCTGGTGACGTGGTCCGCGTGGACATCTCGGAACCGCTCGATCCCGGCGACCACCGGGTGAAGATCGTCGTCAACGGCGACGAGGAGGTGTTCGAATTCCGAACATGA
- a CDS encoding FlaD/FlaE family flagellar protein produces the protein MSSIALFPTLQVAIPEGSIFAPALVVLLTGGLVGMSIKNMFDSILSDDEESDDAGGDDGDELADGGGLMADDGGDDEFGDLGGMGGGDDMDGFGGDEFGDMDDAGQDTDELEHRLDELENEVGSLSSTVNTVRTENEQISESVEEVEENVRKLLDIYEMVTRGVNPFADDIDAGMGGGGGMGGGGGGFGLFDDGDEEAEEDIDEDIANADAEGFFDEDLVEDDGDDLGGGGDSVDDVFSDDGSDDGGFEDDGGSFDDDFDDFDDGGDDLGDFDEEDDDMSMDMDDGGDGEGGKSFQELKDEYDSGDAEWAEEDSPGGDMALDEDGDDEMALEDDELSSGVEEEDDDLDGLADDDLFDDVIEDDDEELAAEADATEPESETEPEPEPEPEPTTTAEPEPEPEPEPESEPEQTTNASAEDGGKPYLSELPGGFASDLIVVEWLEYLLEQASYREAARAIDYYERIDWIDEAVADDLHEVLRGFDESGGQGGLTIDHHTRSLHYISQLDEDSGADAVALSKLVRGGGSDGLQR, from the coding sequence ATGAGTAGCATTGCGCTCTTCCCGACGCTTCAGGTGGCGATCCCGGAGGGATCGATCTTCGCTCCCGCTCTCGTCGTTCTCCTCACTGGCGGGCTCGTCGGGATGAGCATCAAGAACATGTTCGACTCCATTCTCTCCGACGACGAGGAGTCGGACGACGCGGGTGGTGACGACGGCGACGAACTCGCCGACGGCGGGGGGCTCATGGCCGACGACGGCGGTGACGACGAGTTCGGGGACCTCGGCGGCATGGGTGGCGGCGACGACATGGACGGGTTCGGTGGCGACGAGTTCGGCGACATGGACGATGCGGGCCAGGACACCGACGAACTCGAACACCGGCTCGACGAACTCGAAAACGAGGTCGGGTCGCTGTCGTCGACGGTCAACACGGTCCGGACGGAAAACGAGCAGATCAGCGAGTCCGTCGAGGAAGTCGAAGAGAACGTCCGCAAGCTGCTGGACATCTACGAGATGGTCACCCGTGGCGTCAACCCCTTCGCGGACGACATCGACGCCGGTATGGGCGGTGGTGGCGGCATGGGCGGCGGAGGCGGCGGTTTCGGCCTCTTCGACGACGGCGACGAGGAAGCAGAAGAGGACATCGACGAGGACATCGCCAACGCGGACGCCGAGGGATTCTTCGACGAGGATCTGGTCGAGGACGACGGCGACGACCTCGGCGGCGGCGGTGACAGCGTCGACGACGTGTTTTCAGACGACGGTAGTGACGACGGCGGTTTCGAGGACGACGGCGGCAGTTTCGACGACGACTTCGACGACTTCGACGATGGGGGCGACGACCTCGGCGACTTCGACGAGGAGGACGACGACATGAGCATGGACATGGACGACGGTGGCGACGGGGAGGGCGGCAAATCATTTCAGGAGCTCAAAGACGAGTACGACTCCGGCGACGCCGAGTGGGCAGAAGAGGACAGTCCCGGCGGCGACATGGCTCTCGACGAGGACGGTGACGACGAGATGGCCCTCGAAGACGACGAACTCTCCTCGGGCGTCGAGGAGGAGGACGACGACCTCGACGGTCTCGCGGACGACGACCTGTTCGACGACGTCATCGAGGACGACGACGAGGAGCTCGCGGCCGAGGCGGACGCGACCGAACCGGAGTCAGAGACAGAGCCAGAACCGGAACCAGAACCGGAGCCGACGACGACGGCCGAACCCGAACCAGAGCCAGAGCCGGAGCCCGAATCGGAACCGGAGCAGACGACGAACGCGTCGGCAGAAGACGGCGGCAAGCCGTACCTCTCGGAGCTTCCCGGCGGCTTCGCCAGCGACCTGATCGTCGTCGAGTGGCTCGAATACCTCCTCGAACAGGCGAGCTACCGGGAAGCCGCACGCGCCATCGACTACTACGAGCGGATCGACTGGATCGACGAGGCCGTCGCCGACGACCTCCACGAGGTCCTCCGTGGCTTCGACGAGTCCGGCGGTCAGGGCGGGCTGACGATCGACCACCACACGCGGAGTCTCCACTACATCAGTCAGCTCGACGAGGACAGCGGGGCCGACGCAGTGGCCCTGTCGAAGCTGGTTCGCGGAGGTGGTTCCGATGGGCTTCAGCGTTAG
- a CDS encoding flagellin, with protein sequence MGFSVSGSAAIVFAGMFIAFGMFHTATTNGFERVSEAQEDRTDRTLAQQNTAIDVTSATWNTTSRTLTVTVNNTGAESLAVSDVDLLADNSYQSGYNTSVDGDRDTDLWLSQEQLTITVTEINDDPGRVKVVSGTGVADTATTTEVI encoded by the coding sequence ATGGGCTTCAGCGTTAGTGGCTCGGCGGCGATCGTCTTCGCCGGGATGTTCATCGCCTTCGGCATGTTCCACACGGCGACGACCAACGGCTTCGAGCGCGTCTCCGAGGCCCAAGAGGATCGGACCGACCGGACCCTGGCCCAGCAGAACACGGCCATCGATGTGACCAGCGCGACCTGGAACACCACCAGCCGAACGCTGACGGTCACGGTCAACAACACCGGCGCGGAGTCGCTGGCGGTCAGCGACGTCGACCTGCTGGCCGACAACAGCTACCAGTCGGGGTACAACACGTCGGTCGACGGCGACCGTGACACCGATCTGTGGCTCTCACAGGAGCAGCTGACGATCACCGTGACGGAGATCAACGACGATCCGGGGCGCGTCAAGGTCGTTTCCGGAACGGGCGTCGCCGACACGGCGACGACGACGGAGGTGATCTGA